A genome region from Magnolia sinica isolate HGM2019 chromosome 8, MsV1, whole genome shotgun sequence includes the following:
- the LOC131254327 gene encoding uncharacterized protein LOC131254327, producing MTDAMMCKGFSITLIGSTRIWYHQLKPNSIGSFVELSRLFLTQFISGKKSRKPNTHLFTIKQGPKESLKDYIARFNKEALQVEDYDDKMTLSVVFSGLKEGKFTFSIGKNPLNTLAELVTRAQKYTNAEEFSNARKNVQVADPTGKGKRSMNEEPQPSSKRPDDRASRDRRPSRKPEGKFRSYTPLNTSTKKILLDIRWQKLLNWPVYMKVDPDHRDKRKYCRFHRDHDHNIADSVDLKDEIETLIRKGYLGRYTKEERVFRREERE from the coding sequence ATGACGGATGCAATGATGTGCAAGGGATTTTCGATCACACTCATAGGATCCACTCGGATTTGGTACCATCAGCTCAAACCCAACTCCATTGGTTCTTTTGTAGAGCTCAGCcgattattccttacccaattcataagcggtaagaagagtcggaaacCGAATACTCACCTGTTCACCATCAAGCAAGGGCCTAAGGAGTCATTGAAGGATTACATTGCCCGTTTCAATAAAGAGGCATTACAGGTGGAAGACTACGACGACAAGATGACGCTCTCTGTCGTGTTCAGTGGTTTGAAAGAAGGGAAGTTCACATTCTCCATTGGAAAGAATCCGCTGAATACGTTAGCCGAGCTCGTCACCAGAGCTCAAAAATATACTAATGCTGAGGAATTCTCCAATGCTCGCAAAAATGTTCAAGTAGCAGACCCAACTGGCAAGGGGAAGAGGTCGATGAACGAAGAACCCCAGCCGTCCAGTAAAAGACCCGACGACCGCGCTTCTCGTGATCGTCGTCCGAGCAGGAAACCAGAGGGTAAATTCCGttcctacactcccctcaacacatCTACCAAGAAAATTTTGCTGGACATCAGATGGCAAAAACTCCTGAATTGGCCTGTTTATATGAAGGTCGACCCGGATCACCGAGACAAGCGCAAGTATTGTCGCTTCCATCGAGACCACGACCACAATATAGCTGATAGCGTGGATCTTAAAGATGAGATCGAGACTCTTATCCGTAAGGGTTATCTAGGCCGGTATACCAAAGAAGAGAGGGTCTTTCGGAGAGAAGAACGAGAATAG